Below is a window of Yersinia kristensenii DNA.
TTCAATACCGTATTGACCACCAAATCCAGTACAGACTGATAACCCGAGCAAATAAATACCTGTTCCGGTTGGCAGCTAATCCCCCGAGATAACTGCAAATAATGGGCGATGGCCTCACGTAAAGCCGGTAATCCAGCTGCGGGAGGGTGTCCGAGAGAGAGGGTGGTCAGATTATGTAATTGTTTGCTCATAAGCCGCCCCCATTGCGCTCGCGGGAAAGCATCCAGCGCCGGTAGCCCCAGTTGGAAGGGCCGCGCCATCATGCGGTCGGCTGATAAAGAATGGTTAATCACTATGGGGGGGTCGCACGGTTCTACAATATTTAGGGGTGATAGAGGAGCATCGAGTAATTGAGCGGAAATATAAGTCCCCCCCTGCCCACGGCTTTGTAAAAAGCCTTCGGCAATTAATTGTGCATAGGCATTTTCCACTGTTCCCCGTGCGACCCCCACCTCACTGGCCAGCACTCTCACTGACGGCAAGCGCGTATCCGGCAACAATGTGCCCTGAACTATTGCATCTTTAATCCGTTGATAAATCTGCCGATATATCGGTTCATTGTGTTGGCGATCCAGTTTAAATAAATGTGAAAATTCTTTCATCATGGCCCAACAAAATAAGTCATTTATGGCCCTATAGTATAGGCCATAGTGTTGTTAGAGTAGCATCCATTGAATAGCTAACATCACAGGTACATATCATGGTTGAACAACGTCTTTATTTTTCCGAACTCTCACCGGCCACCTACAAAGCATTAGTCAGCGCCTCTCTGTCACTTGATAAAAGTTCGTTGCCAAAAACGCTGATTGAATTGATTTTTATGCGAGTATCACAAATTAATGGCTGTGCATTTTGCCTGGATATGCATGGCAAGTTCTTGCGCGATCATGGTTTCGACAACGCCAAAATGGATGTCATCGCGGGTTGGAGACTCAGCAATCTGTTTAGTGAAACTGAGCGCGCCGCATTAGATTGGGCGGAAGCGGTGACTCACATCACCACCAGCGGCACACCTGACAGCACATTTAATGCTTTGAAAGCGCATTTTTCTGATGCCCAAATTTCTGACTTAACTTTCGCTATCAGCATAATGAATGCTTTTAATCGATTAGCCGTTAGCCTGCGCCAGTGAACACCCATCCCCCCCAAACCCGGCGATATAAATATTTTTATCCTGTTGACTATTATCAAACTCTGCCGCCAGCCCCGTGCTGGCAGTCTTGTCTCTAAATTTCCTCTCTCCACCGAAAATAACTACATATAGTGTGGTTGAATTAAGCAAACACTAGATATAGTATTTGATTTATCACCTGCGAGAATGAAATCGGGGTTGATAATCAAGGACAGGTCGTCACTGCACACGAACAACCTGGCTAATTCCACCTTTCCTCAACACAAAAGGTAAATGCGAATCATGAGTATTATTATTTACAGTAAACCCGATTGTGTCCAGTGTAATGCCACCTATCGTGCATTGGACAAACAAGGAATCACTTATCAGGTCATTGATTTAACTGAAGATTCACAAGCTTTAAACCATGTAAAATCTTTGGGTTATCAGCAGGTTCCGGTAATTATCGCGGGTGATGAGCATTGGTCTGGTTTCCGCCCTGACAAAATAAATGCATTGGTTCAGGCGATCGGTGCCTGATGAGGGCAACACAATGAATCCGTTGGTGTATTTCTCCAGCTCGTCGGAAAATACCCACCGTTTTGTCGGAAAGTTGGCACTCCCGGCAATACGCATTCCCATTGCAGGGGCGCGGGAAAAATTACGGCTGGAGCAGCCCTATATCTTGTTGGTACCCAGTTATGGCGGTGGCAGCCCAGTCGGAGCTGTGCCTATTCAGGTCATTAGATTTCTGAATGATCCCCATAACCGTTCATTGATTCGCGGTGTCATTGCTGCGGGTAACACTAATTTTGGCGACGCCTATTGCCTGGCAGGGAAAATTATCTCCCAAAAATGTCAGGTTCCTTATCTGTATCGCTTTGAGCTACTGGGTACAGCAGAAGATGTGGTCAACGTGCGCAAGGGAGTAACTGAATTTTGGCAACGACAAAATTGAAAATCACCGATCCATCCAACAGTGAGCTTGATTACCACTCACTGAATGCGATGTTGAACCTCTATGATGCTGACGGACGGATCCAGTTTGATAAAGACCGCCTGGCTGCACGACAATATTTCTTGCAACACGTTAATCAAAATACGGTGTTCTTCCATAATTTACAGGAGAAACTCGATTATCTGGTTGAAGAAGGATATTACGAAAAAGAGGTACTGGAGAGGTATGATTTCAGCTTTATCAAGAGCTTATTCCAACAAGCCTACAGTAAAAAGTTTCGCTTCCCGACCTTCCTTGGCGCGTTCAAATACTACACCAGCTATACCCTGAAAACTTTTGATGGCAAACGCTATCTGGAGCGTTATGAAGACCGAGTTTGTCTGGTTGCCCTGACATTAGCTGCCGGTAATCAGCAAGTTGCACGGGATTTAGTTGAAGAGATAATCTCTGGCCGCTTCCAACCGGCCACTCCCACCTTCCTCAATTGCGGTAAGAAACAGCGCGGTGAGCTGGTTTCCTGCTTCTTGTTGCGCATTGAAGACAATATGGAATCCATTGGCCGTTCCATTAACTCAGCGCTGCAATTATCTAAACGCGGCGGCGGTGTCGCTTTCCTGCTGACCAATATTCGCGAAGTCGGTGCGCCGATTAAACGCATTGAAAATCAGTCATCTGGCGTGATTCCCATCATGAAAATGCTGGAAGATGCTTTTTCTTATGCCAATCAACTGGGTGCTCGCCAAGGTGCTGGGGCGGTCTATCTCCATGCTCATCACCCCGATATTTTACGTTTTCTCGACACCAAACGCGAAAATGCCGATGAAAAAATACGGATAAAAACCCTGTCTCTGGGGGTGGTGATTCCGGATATCACCTTTGAGCTGGCGAAGAATAATGAAGAAATGTACCTGTTTTCGCCTTATGACGTCGAGCGGGTTTACGGTGTCCCTATGTCTGAAATCAGTGTCAGCGAAAAATACCGCGAAATGGTTGATGACAAGCGCATCCGCAAAAGCAAAATCAAAGCGCGTGAGTTTTTCCAAATTCTGGCAGAGATCCAGTTTGAATCCGGCTATCCCTATATGATGTTTGAGGATACCGTGAACCGCGCCAACCCGATCAAAGGCCGGATCAATATGAGTAACTTGTGTTCAGAGATTTTGCAGGTGAATTCACCAACTGAATACAACGACGACCTTAGCTATCGCCATATTGGTAAGGATATCTCCTGTAACCTTGGTTCGCTGAATATCGCCCAAACCATGGATTCACCAGACTTTGGTAAATCGATTGAAACCGCCATTCGTGGGCTAACAGCGGTCTCTGATATGAGCAATATCCGCTCAGTGCCATCGATTGAAAAAGGTAATCAGGAATCCCATGCCATTGGCCTTGGGCAAATGAATTTGCACGGCTATTTAGCGCGCGAACGTATTTTTTACGGCTCAGAAGAAGCATTGGATTTCACTAATATCTACTTCTACACCGTGGCCTATCATGCCATTCGTGCCTCCAATCAGTTGGCTATTGAGCGCGGCAGCCACTTTAAAGGCTTCGACCAATCAACTTATGCTTCGGGCCACTATTTCAACAAGTATACAGAACAGAGCTGGCAGCCTAAAACAGCCAAAGTACGTTCGCTGTTTGCAGAGGCCGGAATTTCCGTTCCGAATCAACAAGATTGGGTTGCACTACGTCAGTCAGTCATGGCACACGGGATTTATAATCAGAACTTGCAGGCGGTGCCCCCGACGGGATCTATTTCGTATATCAATCACTCGACATCCAGTATCCACCCGATTGTCTCCCCGATTGAGATCCGCAAAGAGGGCAAAATTGGCCGCGTGTATTACCCTGCGCCTTATATGACCAACGATAATCTTGAATATTATCAGGATGCTTATCAGATCGGGCCGGAGAAAATCATCGATACCTATGCCGAAGCCACTCAGCATGTTGATCAAGGGCTGTCACTGACCCTGTTCTTCCGTGATACCGCCACGACCCGCGATATCAATAAAGCGCAGATATACGCCTGGAAGAAAGGCATTAAAACTATTTATTACATCCGACTGCGTCAGATGGCGCTCGAGGGCACGGAAGTTGAAGGGTGTGTTTCCTGCTCACTGTAATACGCATCACTGAATAAACAGAATCGGGTTAATAAGGAATTGTCTATGAATGCAATAAAAACGACAAAACACGTCAGCGCCATCAATTGGAATAAAATTGAAGACGATAAAGACTTGGAAGTCTGGAACCGCCTGACGGCTAATTTTTGGTTGCCGGAAAAAGTCCCGCTATCCAATGATATTCCCTCTTGGGCCAAACTCACAGCCGAGGAGCAACAGCTGACTATCCGCGTTTTTACCGGCCTGACGCTGCTTGATACGATTCAAAATACCTTGGGCGCACCAGCGCTGATCAAAGACGCAATCACTCCCCATGAAGAAGCGGTATTTTCCAATATCAGCTTTATGGAGGCGGTGCATGCCCGCTCTTATAGCTCTATATTTTCTACCCTTTGTTCAACACCTGATGTAGACGAGGCCTACCGCTGGAGTGAAGAAAATATCGCGCTGCAAAAGAAAGCCAATATTATCCTTGAGCATTATAATAATGACGATCCGCTGAAGAAGAAGATTGCCAGTGTATTTCTGGAATCATTTCTATTCTATTCCGGCTTCTATTTACCTATGTATTGGTCAAGCCGCGCCCGATTAACCAATACTGCCGACCTGATTCGGTTAATTATTCGTGATGAAGCCGTTCACGGCTATTATATCGGCTATAAATTCCAGAAAGGATTAGAGAAAGTTGATATTAGCCGCCGTCAGGAGATAAAGAATTTTGCCTACAATTTGCTGCAAGATTTATATGACAATGAAGTGCGCTATACCGCCGATCTTTATGATGGTGTCGGCTGGACAGAAGATGTCAAAAAATTCCTCCATTACAATGCAAATAAAGCATTAATGAATTTAGGTTATGAAGCCTTATTTCCCGCCGACCAGGCTAATGTCAATCCAGCTATTTTAGCGGCACTATCGCCAAATGCTGATGAAAATCACGATTTTTTCTCCGGCTCAGGATCATCGTATGTTATCGGTAAAGCGGTCAATACTGAGGACGAAGACTGGGATTTCTAAGCTTTCTTAACTTGCATATTCTCCCCCTTGTTCACTCGCATAACAAAGGGGAGTTAACCCCATTTTCCGCCGTGGTGAACAGGCCAGTTTCAACCAGTAAAATCTAAATTCTCATTGAATCCCCCATTGGGCTACAGGCCAGAGTATCAGGGGGATTCAGCGCTATCCTTTAAGGGAATACCCCCCTTAATAACATAGGAAATATATTGCCGATATATGGGTAATATTCGCACTATTAACTGACAAATTAGCCATTGTACTCACAAGCAATATTAGCCAACTCATCAAAAATCAAAAACCACAATATTAACGCAAGTAAATTAACCAGTTGAAAAGATATATATTGAGCTGAGGGCGGCCGCACAATTGATTATAAGGATATTGAGGGTTGTCTCAGATTCTCATTGTGTTAGGGTATATGGCGCTCTATTTTTTCATCAGGATAATATTGATCGAATAAAAATAATTCAAAATTGACAGAGGAATACACCAGCTGCATGGCAATTAAACTCGAAGTAAAGAACTTATATAAAATATTTGGTGAGCATCCAGATCGAGCTTTTAAACTACTTGAATCAGGTAAGAATAAAGAGCAGATATTTGCCAAAACTGGTTTGTCCGTTGGCGTTAAAGATGCCAATCTGGCCATTGAAGAAGGCGAGATATTCGTCATCATGGGGTTATCCGGTTCCGGTAAATCCACCCTGGTACGCCTTCTCAATCGTCTGATAGAACCCACCCGTGGTGAAGTGCTGATCGACGGCGAAGATATTGCCAAAATATCTGATAGTGCCCTGCGCACCGTACGCCGTAATAAGATAAGCATGGTCTTCCAATCCTTTGCATTAATGCCCCATTTGAATGTGCTTGATAACACCGCATTCGGTATGGAATTAGCGGGCGTCCCGCAACAGGAACGTCACGAAAAAGCTTTAGAAGCATTACGTCAGGTGAGTCTGGAAAGCTACGCGCATTCTTATCCCGATGAGTTATCCGGCGGGATGCGTCAGCGTGTGGGTTTAGCCCGCGCCATGGCCAATAACCCCGATATTCTGTTAATGGATGAAGCTTTCTCGGCGCTCGACCCCTTAATCCGTACCGAGATGCAAGATGAGCTGGTCAAGCTACAGGCCAAACATCAACGCACTATCGTCTTTATCTCTCATGATCTGGACGAAGCCATGCGCATTGGCGATCGCATCGCCATTATGCAAGGCGGCGAAGTGGTACAAGTCGGGACACCGGATGAAATCTTGAATAATCCGGCCAATGACTATGTACGCACCTTCTTCCGTGGCGTCGACATCAGTCATGTCTTCAGTGCCAAAGATATCGCGCGCCGCCGCCCGGTATCCTTGATCCGCAAAACGCCGGGTTTCGGCCCGCGTTCGGCATTAAAACTGCTTCAGGATGAAGACCGCGATTACGGCTATGTGCTGGAACGCGGGCAGAAGTTTATCGGCGTGGTATCGATAGATTCACTGAAAAAGGCATTGGCAGAGAACCAATCGCTGGATAGCGCCTTATTGGCAGATCCGGCACCGGTTCCCGCCGACATGCCCCTCAGTGAGCTGATTTCACTGGTTGCACAGGCCCCGTGCGCGGTTCCTGTGGTCGGTGAAGACAGCAGTTATATCGGTATTATTTCCAAAGCCATGCTGCTGCATGCTTTAGATAAGGAGACGCCAAATGAGTAATCAAATCCAAAGCGGCACCCCCGTAGACAGCAACCCTTGGGCAACGGAAGCGGCAACATCAGCAGCACCGGTAGCGGCCGACTCTACCTCTCAGACCTTGTCAGCGGCTGCTGACCCGTGGGGAGCCAGCATGGCCGAGGGTAGCCATGCCGCCAGCAGTGCCAGCCATGAGGTTGCTTCTCAGGCCGTACAGAGCCAAGCCGCACAAAGTACCGATTGGCTGAACAGCGCTCCCGCGGCCGTTCCTGAACATTTCAGCCTGATGGACCCGTTCCATAACACTTGGGTGCCACTGGATTCGTGGGTCACCCACGGCATTGATTGGGTAGTGCTGCATTTCCGCCCGCTGTTCCAGGGCATTCGTGTGCCGGTTGACTTTATTCTCAGCGGCTTCCAACACCTGTTGCTGGGCATGCCAGCACCGGTGGCGATTCTGGTTTTCGCTCTGATCGCGTGGCAGTTTTCTACCTTAGGGATGGGCGTGGCGACATTGGTCTCCCTGATTGCTATCGGCGCTATCGGCGCATGGTCGCAAGCCATGGTGACATTGGCGTTGGTTCTGACCTCGCTGTTCTTCTGTATCCTTATCGGGCTACCGCTCGGGATATGGCTGGCACGCAGTAATAATGCCGCACGAATTATTCGGCCATTACTGGATGCGATGCAGACTACACCGGCCTTCGTCTATCTGGTGCCGATTGTCATGCTGTTTGGTATAGGTAATGTGCCCGGTGTGGTAGTGACCATTATCTTTGCCCTGCCGCCCATCGTCCGCCTGACTATTTTGGGTATCAAGCAGGTGCCGGAAGACCTCATTGAGGCGGCTGAATCCTTCGGGGCCAATCCACGCCAATTATTGTTCAAAGTACAGTTACCACTGGCGATGCCGACCATCATGGCGGGTGTCAATCAGACCTTAATGCTCGCATTGTCGATGGTGGTTATTGCTTCAATGATTGCCGTTGGTGGATTGGGCCAGATGGTGCTGCGCGGTATTGGTCGCCTTGATATGGGGCTAGCCGCTGTCGGGGGTGTCGGTATCGTGATTTTGGCAATTATTCTTGACCGTCTGACTCAATCATTAGGTCGTGACCGTCGCAGCAAAGGCATTGGCCGCTGGTATGCTACCGGCCCTATCGGGCTGCTGACCAAACCATTTTTAAAAACCAAGTAATTTCAACTTATTGCGCTGAATTTAAGCGTAATTGTCGCAGACAGTTTGGACACGGACAGCGCGCAATCACCGCAGCGTACACGCAGTACGTGAGGATGATGAGCACTGCCCTGGTTCAAACTGGCAAGTAAAATAGCTTAAAAGGGGAAAATTATGCGTAAGACAGGAGTTTGGGTGTTAGCCCTCACCACACTAATCAGCACTCAGTTATCCGCCGCTGAGTTGCCGGGCAAAGGCGTCACTGTCCAACCTCTGCAAAGCACTATTTCAGAAGAAACTTTCCAGACCTCATTAGTCAATAAAGCGCTGGAAAAACTGGGTTACGACGTCCAGCCGACCAAAGAAGTTGACTACAATGTCGCTTATTCTTCTATCGCCGCAGGTGATGCCACTTATTTGGCCGTCAACTGGGAGCCGCTGCATAATGACCAATACGCAGCCGCCGGTGGCGATGCGAAATTCTACCGTCAGGGCAACTTTATTGAAGGGCTGGCACAAGGGTATTTGATTGACAAAAAAACCGCCGATAAATACCACATCACCAATATTGAGCAGCTAAAAGATCCGAAAATCGCCAAATTGTTTGATGCGAATAATGATGGCAAGGCCGATCTCACCGGCTGTAATCCGGGCTGGGGTTGTGAAGCCCCGATTAACCATCAGATTCAAGCTTATGGTCTGAGCGACACCGTCACTCATAATCAGGGTAACTATGCCGCGATGATTGCCGATACCATCACGCGCTACAAAGAAGGTAAGCCAATCCTGTATTACACCTGGACGCCGTATTGGGTCAGTGACGTGCTGGTTCCCGGCCGTGATGTTATCTGGCTACAGGTGCCGTTCTCTTCTCTGCCGGACAAAACGATCGACACTCAGCTTTCTAACGGTGCGAACTACGGCTTCCCGCCGAGTGTGATGCATATCGTCGCCAACAAAAAATGGGCCGAAGCTAACCCTGCTGCCGCCAAACTGTTCTCCATCATGAAATTATCAATCAATGATGTGAATGCTCAGAACATGCGGATGCATGCCGGTGAATCTTCAGATGCCGATATTGAACGCCATGTGAATGGTTGGATCCAAGCTCATCAGACGACCTTTGATGGCTGGGTGAAAACTGCGGCTGAAGCCGGTAATGCTCAAGCAGCACAGTAAGTCATGTTAAACAGATACTTTCGGGTATCTGTTTTTTCTTATCTGGCGGGAATTCCCGTAAACGGATGATTTCTCACCCAATGTTCAGCAATATCCTGCCGCCGACACACCCACACCCGCTCGTGTTGCGCGATATAATCCAAAAAGCGCTGTAATGCACGAAAGCGCCCTGGCCGCCCTAACAAACGGCAATGCATCCCCACCGACATCATTTTTGGCGCAGTTTCCCCCTCCGCGTACAGCACATCAAAACTGTCTTTTAAATAAGTGTAAAACTGCTCACTGGAATTAAACCCCTGCGCGGAAGCGAACCGCATGTCATTGGTATCCAAGGAATAAGGCACAATTAAATGTGGAATCACCGCCCCACTAGCACTCTGAACTTGCATCCAGAAGGGCAAATCATCGCCATAATAATCACTGTCATACAGAAAATTGCCATTATCCACCACCAGCCGCCGGGTATTCGGGCTATCACGGCCGGTATACCAACCCGACGGTGACTGACCAAACAGGTCGCGCATCACCGCAATCGCCTGCTGCATGTGCATCAATTCTGTGTGTTCATCAATATGTTGATAGTGCAGCCAGCGCCAGCCGTGGCAAACCACATCATAATCCGCCGCCTTAATTGCCTCAACAATCAATGGATTACGCGCCAATGCCATTACCACGCCGAACACGGTCAGGGGCAAGCCGCGGCGGGCAAACTCTTGATGAATTCGCCAGAAACCGGCTCGCGTGCCATATTCGTAAAGTGATTCCATCGACATATGCCGAGCGGCAAAACTCTCCGCGCCGATAATATCCGAGAGAAACTGCTCCGAGCCCACATCACCGTGCAGGACATTGTTTTCTGCCCCTTCCTCAATATTGAGTACAAACTGCACGGCAATTCTTGCTTGCCCCGGCCAGTGAACCACAGGAGGCTGCCCACCATAACCGGCTAAATCTCTTGGATATTCTTGGCTGAAATCAGTCTCGCGCATTGGTACATCCCATTATTGTCTGCTTATTGATTGAAGCGGTTTATTCATAGAAGCTATTCATTAAAAATGCTGAACATCCCTGATAACGGCTTAGTGACCGGGAAATCCAAATCGCCGTGTTTACTGGTGGAAAGCCCTAGCACCACCAGCGATTCCACCATTTTGACTGCCGCACTGACACCATCAATCACCGGAATGCCCAACTCTTGCGTCAGTTCTCGGGCTAAATCCGCCATCCCTCCACACCCCAACACGATTGCGCCGCTACCATCTTGTTGCTTCGCTTGTATACACATTTCCCGCACTTTCTGTTGTGCTAACCCGCTGCCATCTTCCAGCGCCAACACCGGCAGATTAATCGCGTGCAATGCAGCACACTGATGCTCAAAACCATATTGCTGCAATAAATGACGGGCGATAATCAATGTTCTCGGTAAGGTGGTGACAATAGAAAAACGAGTCGCCACCAGTGTGGCCATATGCATGGCGGCCTCCGCGATACCTATCACCGGCGCACGGGCTAACTCACGGGCAGCCAGTAATCCAGGGTCACCAAAACAGGCAATAATATGACCATCAACCCCCGCCGCTCGCCCTTGCTTCACTTGCTCCAAAACGCCGATCGCCGCAATGGCCTCATCAAAATGCCCTTCGATAGACGGCACACCTTGTGAGGGGCAGACCGCAACAATTTTCGTGCCCGGAGCTGCAACCTGTGCCGCGGCCTGACCGATAGTTTGAGTCATGGCTTCACTGGTGTTGGGATTGATCACCTGAATAACTAGAGACCGTGACAATGGCAAAGTCATAACAACTCCTGAGCGGGTTTCCCAGCACTAACATTGGAAAAAATACGATTGAAATCAGGGGCGTGACTGTCTTTCTCAGTAAAATGCAAACTGGCGACAATCTCATCAAAATGCTGTGCCATTCGGCTCGATAAACTGGCCGCATCACCTTGCTTGAGCAACTCCACCAGCGCGTGATGGTCATGGCAGCGGCACCCTTGCTGCCACGGCGCACCATAAGCCGCAATCACCAGCGAGGAACGCAATGTCAGTTGCGAAACCATTTCGGTCAGCACGCCATTGCCCGCAATAGCTTGCAGTTGAAGGTGAAAAAGCGCGGATAGACGTATAGCGGCCGCGCCCTGATAATCCTGATGCGCCTGCTGTTCATCACGGAGGATCTGCTCCAATGCGGCAATATGCAGCGGCTGGCACTGAGACACCACGGCAGGTAAATTGGCGCACTCCAAAATACGGCGGGTATTAAACACATCCCGCGCTTCTGCAATACCCGGCGTAGTCACTTGTGCACCACGTTTGGGCATTAATGTCACCAATTGCTCCGCCGCAAGGCGTTGCAATACACTGCGGATCCCCGTCCGGCTAATGCCAAACACTTCTGCCAACGCCACTTCTGGTAATTTACTGCCCGGCAATAATTGGTGCTCAACAATGGCCGTGACCAACGCGTTATAGATATGATCGTCTTGAACATCAGTAAAATAGGCGATTTTCCGACCATCCCATGTAATCATTCTTATCTCTCCGTATACTTTTTAGTCATCAAATCGTACACATAAAAATAGATTCTTTGTATACAAAAATTTATTTTGGCCTGATTCCTGCAAATACTTCTCTCGTGAGGTTCATCACATCATCTGAGTGTTATCTTTGATAGGAGCACGTTCTATGCCAAATAATGAAAGAGTCTCGGGAAACGGTAGTTTTAATCCCCATTACAGCCCGAAACTCTGTAATGAGGATCTGGCTCCGACACGTGACCAGAATTGGAGTTGGTACAATATTTTTTCTTTCTGGATGTCAGATGTGCACAGCATGGGAGGTTATGTGGTTGCCGCCAGCTTCTTCGCACTCGGATTATCCAGTTGGCAAGTGTTGTTATGCTTACTAGCCGGTATCTGTATTGTGCAAATTTGTGCCAATTTGGTGGCTAAGCCCAGCCAAATGGCCGGCGTGCCTTATGCTGTTATTTGTCGGCAAGCATTTGGTGTGTTTGGAGCCAATATCCCGGCGGTCATCCGTGGGTTAATTGCCTTCGCCTGGTACGGTATCCAAACCTATCTGGCCGCCAATGCATTAATGTTGGTGATGTTAAAATTCTTTCCATCACTGATACCACTGACGCAAAGTCATTGGCTGGGGTTATCGGCTCTGGGCTGGATCTGCTTCTCTATTATGTGGGTATTGCAGGCGATGGTGTTTTGGCACGGGATGAACGCAATTAAGCGCTTTATTGATGTTGCGGGGCCAGCGGTATACGTCGTGATGCTTTCATTGGCCGGATGGATTATTTATCAGACCGGTTTGAGCAATATTTCATTCACATTAGCCAGTAAAACCTTAACTACGTCCGAGCAAGGCTGGCAAATGCTGACCGCTACCGCGCTGGTAGTATCTTACTTCTCCGGGCCATTACTGAACTTTGGCGATTTCTCCCGTTATGGTAAAAGTATGCAGGAAATCCGCCGCGGTAACCGCTGGGGCCTGCCCTTCAATTTTCTGCTGTTCTCCATCGTCACTGTCGTGATTGTCTCCGGGACACAATCTTTATTTGGTCAAATGATCACCGATCCAATAGAAACAGTCACTCGCGTCGGTAACAGTGTTGCCGTTGCTTTGGGCTTGCTGACCATGATAATTGCCACTATCGGGATTAACATTGTGGCTAACTTTGTCTCTCCTGCATTTGACTTTTCAAACTGTTCACCGCAGAAAATCAGTTTCCGTACCGGTGGGATGATAGCCGCCGTGGGCTCTGTCTTACTGACCCCGTGGAACCTGTTCCA
It encodes the following:
- the proX gene encoding glycine betaine/L-proline ABC transporter substrate-binding protein ProX is translated as MRKTGVWVLALTTLISTQLSAAELPGKGVTVQPLQSTISEETFQTSLVNKALEKLGYDVQPTKEVDYNVAYSSIAAGDATYLAVNWEPLHNDQYAAAGGDAKFYRQGNFIEGLAQGYLIDKKTADKYHITNIEQLKDPKIAKLFDANNDGKADLTGCNPGWGCEAPINHQIQAYGLSDTVTHNQGNYAAMIADTITRYKEGKPILYYTWTPYWVSDVLVPGRDVIWLQVPFSSLPDKTIDTQLSNGANYGFPPSVMHIVANKKWAEANPAAAKLFSIMKLSINDVNAQNMRMHAGESSDADIERHVNGWIQAHQTTFDGWVKTAAEAGNAQAAQ
- the puuE gene encoding allantoinase PuuE, translating into MRETDFSQEYPRDLAGYGGQPPVVHWPGQARIAVQFVLNIEEGAENNVLHGDVGSEQFLSDIIGAESFAARHMSMESLYEYGTRAGFWRIHQEFARRGLPLTVFGVVMALARNPLIVEAIKAADYDVVCHGWRWLHYQHIDEHTELMHMQQAIAVMRDLFGQSPSGWYTGRDSPNTRRLVVDNGNFLYDSDYYGDDLPFWMQVQSASGAVIPHLIVPYSLDTNDMRFASAQGFNSSEQFYTYLKDSFDVLYAEGETAPKMMSVGMHCRLLGRPGRFRALQRFLDYIAQHERVWVCRRQDIAEHWVRNHPFTGIPAR
- the hpxA gene encoding allantoin racemase → MTLPLSRSLVIQVINPNTSEAMTQTIGQAAAQVAAPGTKIVAVCPSQGVPSIEGHFDEAIAAIGVLEQVKQGRAAGVDGHIIACFGDPGLLAARELARAPVIGIAEAAMHMATLVATRFSIVTTLPRTLIIARHLLQQYGFEHQCAALHAINLPVLALEDGSGLAQQKVREMCIQAKQQDGSGAIVLGCGGMADLARELTQELGIPVIDGVSAAVKMVESLVVLGLSTSKHGDLDFPVTKPLSGMFSIFNE
- a CDS encoding GntR family transcriptional regulator, whose product is MITWDGRKIAYFTDVQDDHIYNALVTAIVEHQLLPGSKLPEVALAEVFGISRTGIRSVLQRLAAEQLVTLMPKRGAQVTTPGIAEARDVFNTRRILECANLPAVVSQCQPLHIAALEQILRDEQQAHQDYQGAAAIRLSALFHLQLQAIAGNGVLTEMVSQLTLRSSLVIAAYGAPWQQGCRCHDHHALVELLKQGDAASLSSRMAQHFDEIVASLHFTEKDSHAPDFNRIFSNVSAGKPAQELL
- a CDS encoding NCS1 family nucleobase:cation symporter-1, encoding MPNNERVSGNGSFNPHYSPKLCNEDLAPTRDQNWSWYNIFSFWMSDVHSMGGYVVAASFFALGLSSWQVLLCLLAGICIVQICANLVAKPSQMAGVPYAVICRQAFGVFGANIPAVIRGLIAFAWYGIQTYLAANALMLVMLKFFPSLIPLTQSHWLGLSALGWICFSIMWVLQAMVFWHGMNAIKRFIDVAGPAVYVVMLSLAGWIIYQTGLSNISFTLASKTLTTSEQGWQMLTATALVVSYFSGPLLNFGDFSRYGKSMQEIRRGNRWGLPFNFLLFSIVTVVIVSGTQSLFGQMITDPIETVTRVGNSVAVALGLLTMIIATIGINIVANFVSPAFDFSNCSPQKISFRTGGMIAAVGSVLLTPWNLFQSPEIIHYTLDVLGAFIGPLFGILIADFYLIKRSQLHVDDLFNATPSGRYWYRGGFNPKAIMALLPAVAIGLVISFIPSLHQVANFSWFIGVLLGGGFYRFAARHELAANHAGLFMRPEMSKD